From the Bacillota bacterium genome, the window CAAATTAAGCGGCCGCCGGCATCGCTTTGGCCTGGCCGCGCTGGCTCTGGTGCTGATCGTAGTTACTTTTGGTATCGTGTTGGGCGGACGCAGGCCCAGAGGCCGAACTTCGAGCTTATCCATCACTGTTGCCGGATCCACCTCGGTCCAGCCTTTTGCCGAAATGCTGGCTGAGGAATATGCTAAGCAGTATCCGAACCGTCCCGCCGTTAATGTCCAGGGCGGCGGCTCCAGTGCCGGCGGCCGGGCCGTTCTGAACGGAGCCGCTCAGATTGGTATGTTGTCCCGACAGCCGGCTGAAGCGGAAAAAGAGCTCACTGACATACCTATTGCCCACGACGCTCTAGCGGTGGTGGTGCATCCGCAAAACCCAATTAGCAGTCTGAGTTCAGGCCAAATCCGGGCCATTTTCGCCGGTACCGTGTCCCACTGGTCGGCCCTGGGCGGAACCGGCGGACGTATCCATGTGGTGAGTCGAGAAGAAGGTTCCGGAACCCGCACTGCTTTTGACGATCTGATCATGGGTAGTACCGATGTAGCGGCTCGGGCCATAGTACAGGATTCCAACGGCGCTGTGCGCGAAACCATCGCTCAGGATCGAAATGCCATCGGCTACATATCGTTGGGTCTGGTGGATAACAGAGTAACAGCCGTTGAAGTGGATAACGTAAAGCCTACTCTGGCCAACTGTCGCACAGGAGAGTATGCCTTAATTCGACCGTTTCTCTTTCTAACTAGACAAAAGCTGGACCCGGCCAGTCAGGCTTTTATCGATTTTGTGCTAAGTGATCACGGCCAAAACCTACTGGCAGAGGAAGGCTTGGTAACTGGAAAGTAACGGCTCTGCCGGCCGGTTTGGCGGCGTTTTTGAGGGGGAATACCGGTGCGTAATCAAGAAAAGTTAGTAGAAGCGCTGTTGACCCTGATCGGTCTTAGTTCGGTGGCCATTTTAGGGCTCATTATTGTGTTCATTTTCAAAGAAGGATTACCGGCCTTCACCCAAGTGGGGCTCTGGCAATTCCTAACCGGCACCCGCTGGGCACCGAGTAAAGGGGTGCTGGGCATCCTCCCCATGATCGTCGGTTCGTTCTTGGTAACGGCCGGCGCCTTGCTGATCGGGCTGCCGCTGGGTTTGGGCTGTGCCATCTATTTGTCGGAATTTGCCCCGAGGAAAACAGCTCTGTTGTTAAAACCCACCATTGAACTCTTAGCTGGGATCCCCTCGGTGGTGTTCGGTTTCATCGGCCTGACTCTCATTGTTCCGTTCATCAGAAACTACTTCGGTGGCCCCGGCTTTTCGGTGCTGGCGTCAGCGCTGGTGCTCAGCATAATGATTCTGCCCACCATGGTGAGCGTTTCCTACGACGCCCTGCGGGCCGTCCCGCCGGCCTATCGCGAAGGCATGCTGGCCCTAGGCGCCACCGACTGGCAGGCGGTGAAAATGGTGGTTTTGCCGGCCGCCCGGCCAGGGATACTGGCCGCCGCTATTTTGGCCATGGGCCGGGCTGTGGGGGAGACTATGGCGGTGATCATGGTAGCCGGCAACTCTACCATTATTCCCACTTCCTTTTTGGATCCGGTGCGGACCATGACCTCCAACATCGCACTGGAAATGGGCTACGCCACCGGCTTGCACCGGCAGGCCCTATTTGCCACCGGAGTAGTGCTGTTTGTGATCATCAGTGTTCTTAATCTTACCGCCAGAGCTGTAGTGAGGGGGAAATAGCCCGATGCATACTTCTGCCACCGGCCGGCGCCTGCCCCGGGAAGACAAAGTGATGCTGACGCTGATCCGCCTGTCGGCACTGCTGGCCGTCGCCGTATTGGTTTTTATTGTAAGCTACATTATAATACAAGGACTTCCTGTGCTTAGCCTTGATTTCCTCTTGAGCTCACCCACCAAGATGGGACGCGAGGGCGGTATTTTGCCCAGTATTGTCGGGACTGTGGTCCTAACCCTGCTCAGTGTTGTCATTGCTGCACCGCTGGGTGTAGGGACGGCCATTTTCCTGACCGAATACACCCGCGAAGGCACCTTCTCGAAAATAGTACGGTTCGGCACCGAAAGTCTGGCCGGTATACCCTCGATTATCTTTGGCTTGTTTGGCTTTCTCTTCTTTGTGATTCGGTTGAATATGGGTTGGTCCATGTTGTCTGGAGCGCTGACCCTGGCCAGTATGATCTTGCCTACCGTGGTGAG encodes:
- the pstA gene encoding phosphate ABC transporter permease PstA translates to MHTSATGRRLPREDKVMLTLIRLSALLAVAVLVFIVSYIIIQGLPVLSLDFLLSSPTKMGREGGILPSIVGTVVLTLLSVVIAAPLGVGTAIFLTEYTREGTFSKIVRFGTESLAGIPSIIFGLFGFLFFVIRLNMGWSMLSGALTLASMILPTVVRTSEEAIRTVPDVYREVSFALGASRWQTVTSVVLPLALPGMVTGIILAVGRAVGETAAVIFTAGSSLRIPRSVFDPVRTLPVHFYLLAREGISLSNAYGTAAVLVIAVLLVNMSAYLVMNRIVVRRNERR
- the pstC gene encoding phosphate ABC transporter permease subunit PstC, producing MPVRNQEKLVEALLTLIGLSSVAILGLIIVFIFKEGLPAFTQVGLWQFLTGTRWAPSKGVLGILPMIVGSFLVTAGALLIGLPLGLGCAIYLSEFAPRKTALLLKPTIELLAGIPSVVFGFIGLTLIVPFIRNYFGGPGFSVLASALVLSIMILPTMVSVSYDALRAVPPAYREGMLALGATDWQAVKMVVLPAARPGILAAAILAMGRAVGETMAVIMVAGNSTIIPTSFLDPVRTMTSNIALEMGYATGLHRQALFATGVVLFVIISVLNLTARAVVRGK
- a CDS encoding phosphate ABC transporter substrate-binding protein, producing the protein MVAANDSVPTVTPAGKLSGRRHRFGLAALALVLIVVTFGIVLGGRRPRGRTSSLSITVAGSTSVQPFAEMLAEEYAKQYPNRPAVNVQGGGSSAGGRAVLNGAAQIGMLSRQPAEAEKELTDIPIAHDALAVVVHPQNPISSLSSGQIRAIFAGTVSHWSALGGTGGRIHVVSREEGSGTRTAFDDLIMGSTDVAARAIVQDSNGAVRETIAQDRNAIGYISLGLVDNRVTAVEVDNVKPTLANCRTGEYALIRPFLFLTRQKLDPASQAFIDFVLSDHGQNLLAEEGLVTGK